The following are from one region of the Qipengyuania flava genome:
- a CDS encoding TonB-dependent receptor domain-containing protein: MSTGKQLTALLLLTTALTIPGAAFAQDTSAGNGAEGVPAEEDTATDALAAQQVEGIDDTPEEEQFEQPEISVPGGAIVVTGRRRQDVTRASSQVVSVLDSASIARTGEGDIAGALTRVTGLSTVGNGLVFVRGLGDRYSLALLNGLPLPSPQPLSRVVPLDIFPTSIVASSLVQKTYSANFPGEFGGGVINLTTRAVPEESFIKVSTGLSVDSESTGGPGYTYHGSTYDWFGFDNGRRTIRPQLQNYLDSGLPISDPNVDQRSILLELGDPNLILLQQDNDLPVNWSAGITAGTAFDVFSDGRFGIIATASLSNKWRNRFITRQTAVNADLDLDTDFRQFTTDQRILANAMLGFGLEVGEHRFRIVNLFIRDSLKRASLAEGTDFQNDDTDQVQQTAWYERQLFDTQFTGELEFGDLSVDLRAGYAQTQREAPFEWEFTYTRSNNPNDPLGNLFLNTLDPQRGGAVVAFSDLTEDLYYGGLDVSYQLANWLGVTVGGAYTDTSRLSSRREFDIRASSGYPDVFGAFRPDNLLGDSLIELGYDPVAQQAAGIGPFTYNIFDTTGSDPAFSASLEIVAAYAQARVEPVTGVSLDLGVRYEDATQTVVPLGLDGLPSGSANSTLLENDYFLPGATVTWEIADSVQMRLNASKTIARPQFRELIFQTYFDPETNRQFNGNPSLVDSELTNYEARLEYYWGSGSKASVAGFYKDIENPIEIFSSFSDNNQVSGFANAPSATLYGVEAEFQWNKDLYTLGEWFDSKRLVAIANYTYTQSELKVGPNDIARVFPFADQPATNFFRDGVPLTGQSDHLVNLQLGIEDLDKVSQATFLLSYASERVTSRGTAALPDIVEDPGLRLDFVFRQGFELAGAELELKLEARNITGRDNFEFQTNGTNRIEINSYDVGRSFSASISAEF; encoded by the coding sequence ATGTCGACCGGCAAGCAGCTTACCGCGCTGCTCCTGCTCACCACCGCACTCACCATTCCCGGCGCCGCGTTTGCGCAGGACACGAGTGCCGGAAACGGCGCCGAAGGCGTACCGGCTGAAGAAGATACCGCGACCGATGCGCTTGCCGCGCAGCAGGTGGAAGGTATCGACGACACGCCTGAAGAAGAGCAGTTCGAGCAGCCCGAGATCTCGGTCCCCGGCGGCGCTATCGTCGTGACCGGCCGCCGCCGCCAGGATGTTACCCGCGCCTCCTCGCAGGTCGTCTCGGTCCTCGACAGCGCCAGCATCGCCCGCACCGGCGAAGGCGACATCGCCGGCGCGCTGACGCGCGTCACCGGCCTCTCGACCGTCGGCAACGGCCTCGTCTTCGTTCGCGGCCTCGGCGATCGCTACTCGCTCGCACTCCTCAACGGCCTGCCGCTGCCTTCGCCGCAGCCCCTGAGCCGCGTTGTCCCGCTCGATATCTTCCCGACCAGCATCGTTGCATCGAGCCTGGTCCAGAAGACCTATTCGGCCAACTTCCCCGGCGAATTCGGCGGCGGTGTCATCAACCTGACCACCCGCGCCGTTCCCGAGGAAAGCTTCATCAAGGTCAGCACCGGCCTTTCGGTGGACTCCGAAAGCACTGGTGGTCCGGGCTACACCTACCACGGCTCGACTTACGACTGGTTCGGCTTCGACAACGGTCGCCGCACGATCCGTCCGCAGCTGCAGAACTATCTCGACAGCGGCCTGCCGATCTCCGACCCGAATGTCGACCAGCGTTCGATCCTGCTCGAACTGGGCGATCCGAACCTGATCCTGCTGCAGCAGGACAACGACCTGCCGGTCAACTGGTCGGCCGGCATTACGGCGGGTACCGCCTTCGACGTCTTCTCCGACGGTCGCTTCGGCATCATCGCAACCGCGTCGCTCAGCAACAAGTGGCGCAACCGCTTCATCACGCGTCAGACGGCAGTGAACGCGGACCTCGATCTCGACACCGACTTCCGCCAGTTCACCACCGACCAGCGCATCCTGGCGAACGCCATGCTCGGCTTCGGCCTCGAAGTCGGCGAGCATCGTTTCCGCATCGTCAACCTGTTCATCCGTGATAGCCTGAAGCGCGCCTCGCTCGCCGAAGGTACGGACTTCCAGAACGACGACACCGACCAGGTGCAGCAGACCGCTTGGTACGAACGCCAGCTGTTCGACACCCAGTTCACCGGCGAACTCGAATTCGGCGATCTCTCGGTCGACCTGCGCGCCGGCTACGCCCAGACGCAGCGTGAAGCGCCCTTCGAATGGGAATTCACCTACACCCGCAGCAACAACCCGAACGATCCGCTCGGCAATCTCTTCCTCAACACGCTCGACCCGCAGCGTGGCGGGGCAGTTGTTGCGTTCTCGGACCTGACGGAGGACCTCTACTACGGCGGTCTCGACGTGAGCTACCAGCTGGCCAACTGGCTGGGTGTGACGGTCGGCGGTGCGTATACCGACACCTCGCGCCTCTCCTCGCGCCGCGAGTTCGATATCCGCGCATCGAGCGGCTATCCGGATGTCTTCGGCGCCTTCCGCCCGGACAACCTCCTCGGCGACTCGCTGATCGAGCTGGGCTACGACCCGGTCGCGCAGCAGGCTGCCGGCATCGGTCCGTTCACCTACAACATCTTCGACACCACCGGTTCGGACCCGGCGTTCTCGGCCAGCCTCGAAATCGTCGCCGCCTATGCCCAGGCGCGTGTCGAGCCGGTGACCGGCGTCTCGCTCGATCTCGGCGTGCGCTACGAGGATGCAACCCAGACGGTCGTCCCGCTCGGCCTCGACGGTCTTCCCAGCGGTTCGGCCAACAGCACCCTGCTGGAAAACGACTACTTCCTGCCGGGCGCAACGGTTACCTGGGAAATCGCCGATAGCGTGCAGATGCGCCTCAACGCATCGAAGACCATCGCCCGCCCGCAGTTCCGCGAGCTGATTTTCCAGACCTACTTCGATCCGGAAACCAACCGCCAATTCAACGGCAACCCGTCGCTGGTCGACAGCGAGCTGACGAACTACGAAGCGCGCCTCGAATACTACTGGGGTTCGGGCAGCAAGGCGAGCGTCGCCGGCTTCTACAAGGACATCGAAAACCCGATCGAGATCTTCTCGAGCTTCTCGGACAACAACCAGGTCAGCGGCTTCGCCAACGCCCCGTCGGCCACGCTCTATGGTGTCGAGGCCGAGTTCCAGTGGAACAAGGACCTCTACACGCTGGGCGAATGGTTCGACTCCAAGCGCCTCGTCGCGATCGCGAACTACACCTACACTCAGTCGGAACTGAAGGTCGGCCCGAACGATATCGCCCGGGTTTTCCCCTTCGCCGACCAGCCGGCCACCAACTTCTTCCGCGACGGGGTTCCCCTGACCGGTCAGTCGGACCACCTCGTCAACCTTCAGCTGGGTATCGAGGACCTCGACAAGGTCAGCCAGGCAACCTTCCTGCTGAGCTACGCCAGCGAGCGCGTGACCAGCCGCGGGACGGCCGCCCTCCCCGACATCGTCGAGGATCCGGGCCTGCGTCTCGACTTCGTGTTCCGCCAGGGCTTCGAACTGGCCGGCGCCGAACTCGAGCTCAAGCTCGAGGCGCGCAACATCACGGGCCGCGACAATTTCGAGTTCCAGACCAACGGCACCAACCGGATCGAGATCAACAGCTACGACGTGGGTCGCAGCTTCTCGGCTTCGATCTCCGCCGAATTCTAG